One Salarias fasciatus chromosome 9, fSalaFa1.1, whole genome shotgun sequence DNA segment encodes these proteins:
- the LOC115394013 gene encoding myelin-associated glycoprotein-like isoform X3, whose amino-acid sequence MPVLSFMWALCVNMMTVNMFLSLFFLSGAADACEYHSELDVKTPQKMEALSGSCLKIPCSFENMEEFDGTRETSAMWLRDHPYGHSNPDYVVYDSAKADSKYPMKVTGNLHEKNCTTEFFNLTTDYTHTYYFRIINLPFKSSAPCDPLEITVKDSPPRPTLQVSGDQNELRKESVTITCSAPTPCPHLPPQLTWSLQQDTHSQTEENTDGTLTTKIQQTITLSDQHDGFKISCSAVYPVDGGKYVKTAVKALTLRVSYAPKDTSASISPSGLVSAGSWVNLTCSSRARPAVSYTWFKISDHGAVRVSEGDFYSFNVMEGGVYYCVAANHLGNQTSEQILLTVGDGQRFGLGVLVTLKIVGIVALCSSIIIFECWFRRRFHHKPVKDSQEADYVNTVEESRAS is encoded by the exons atgCCGGTGCTGAGCTTCATGTGGGCTCTGTGTGTGAACATGATgacagtcaacatgtttctgagtctcttctttctctcag GTGCTGCGGATGCTTGTGAATATCATTCAGAGCTGGATGTTAAAACTCCACAGAAGATGGAGGCTCTGAGTGGATCCTGTTTAAAAATCCCATGTAGCTTTGAGAATATGGAGGAGTTTGACGGCACAAGAGAAACTTCTGCAATGTGGTTGAGAGATCATCCTTATGGGCATAGTAACCCTGACTATGTGGTTTATGACAGTGCAAAGGCAGACAGCAAATATCCAATGAAGGTTACAGGAAACCTCCATGAGAAAAACTGCACCACTGAGTTTTTTAATCTAACCAccgattacacacacacatactactTCAGGATCATCAACTTGCCTTTTAAATCATCAGCTCCTTGTGATCCTCTTGAGATCACAGTTAAAG ATTCTCCTCCGAGGCCCACATTACAAGTCTCAGGTGATCAGAATGAGCTGAGGAAGGAGTCTGTCACTATAACCTGCTCAGCTCCCACTCCCTGTCCACACCTCCCTCCTCaactcacctggagcctccAACAAGACACTCACAgccaaacagaggaaaacactgatggAACTTTAACCACTAAGATCCAGCAGACCATCACTCTGTCAGACCAACATGATGGATTCAagatcagctgctctgctgtgtatcctgttgatggaggaaaatatgtaaaaacagCTGTGAAAGCGTTAACTCTCAGAGTTTCTT atGCTCCTAAAGACacgtcagcctccatcagtccatcaggtTTGGTGTCTGCAGGGAGCTGGGTGAACctgacctgctccagcagagccagacCTGCTGTCAGCTACACCTGGTTCAAGATCAGTGATCATGGAGCAGTCAGAGTGTCTGAAGGAGACTTTTACAGCTTTAATGTGATGGAAGGAGGAGTTTATTACTGTGTGGCTGCAAATCATCTGGGAAATCAGACTTCAGAACAGATTCTTCTGACTGTTGGAG ATGGTCAGAGGTTTGGACTCGGAGTCCTCGTTACTCTGAAGATCGTGGGAATCGTAGCTCTCTGCAGTTCAATCATCATCTTTGAGTG CTGGTTCAGAAGGAGATTTCACCACAAACCAGTGAAG GACTCACAAGAAGCAGACTATGTCAACACAGTGGAGGAGAGTCGAGCCTCTTGA
- the LOC115394013 gene encoding sialoadhesin-like isoform X1, producing the protein MPVLSFMWALCVNMMTVNMFLSLFFLSGAADACGYHSELDVKTPQKMEALSGSCLKIPCSFRNAKELNGTRETSAMWIRDHPFQFNNPDSVVYDSGKTDNKYPMNVTGNLHEKNCTTEFFNLTTNNTHSYYFRIINLHFIATAACDPLQITVKDSPPRPTLQVSGDQNELKEKESVTITCSAPTPCPHLPPRLTWSLQQDAHSQTEENTDGTLTTKIQQNITLSDQHDGFKLSCSAVYPVDGGQHVKTAVAELTLRVSYAPKDMSASISPSGLVSAGSWVNLTCSSRARPAVNYTWFKISDHGAVRVSEGDFYSFNVMEGGAYYCVAENDLGNQTSEEILVIVADDQRFGLGVLVTLKIVGIVALCSSVIIFECWFRRRFRHKPVKFAHQPASHSGGKYFVFHLIMMQDSVVCVSHISSRAEGRSVQLFNLTAEL; encoded by the exons ATGCCGGTGCTGAGCTTCATGTGGGCTCTGTGTGTGAACATGATgacagtcaacatgtttctgagtctcttcttcctctcag GTGCTGCGGATGCTTGTGGTTACCATTCAGAGCTGGATGttaaaacaccacagaagatGGAGGCTCTGAGTGGATCCTGTTTAAAAATCCCATGTAGCTTTAGGAATGCAAAAGAATTGAATGGAACAAGAGAGACTTCTGCAATGTGGATCAGAGATCATCCTTTTCAGTTTAATAACCCTGACTCAGTGGTTTATGACAGTGGAAAGACAGACAATAAATATCCAATGAATGTTACAGGAAACCTGCATGAGAAAAACTGCACCACTGAGTTTTTTAATCTAACCACAaataacacacactcatactACTTCAGGATCATCAACTTGCATTTTATAGCAACAGCTGCTTGTGATCCTCTTCAGATCACAGTTAAAG ATTCTCCTCCGAGGCCCACATTACAAGTCTCAGGTGATCAGAAtgagctgaaggagaaggagtctgTCACTATAACCTGCTCAGCTCCCACTCCCTGTCCACACCtccctcctcgactcacctgGAGCCTCCAACAAGACGCTCACAgccaaacagaggaaaacactgatggAACTTTAACCACTaagatccagcagaacatcaCTCTGTCAGACCAACATGATGGATTCAagctcagctgctctgctgtgtatcCTGTTGATGGAGGACaacatgtgaaaacagctgTGGCAGAGCTCACTCTCAGAGTTTCTT atGCTCCTAAAGACatgtcagcctccatcagtccatcaggtTTGGTGTCTGCAGGGAGCTGGGTGAACctgacctgctccagcagagccagacCTGCTGTCAACTACACCTGGTTCAAGATCAGTGATCATGGAGCAGTCAGAGTGTCTGAAGGAGACTTTTACAGCTTTAATGTGATGGAAGGAGGAGCTTATTACTGTGTGGCTGAAAATGATCTGGGAAATCAGACTTCAGAAGAGATTCTTGTGATTGTTGCAG ATGATCAGAGGTTTGGACTCGGAGTCCTCGTTACTCTGAAGATTGTGGGAATCGTAGCTCTCTGCAGTTCAGTCATCATCTTTGAGTG CTGGTTCAGAAGGAGATTTCGCCACAAACCAGTGAAG TTTGCACATCAACCTGCATCTCATTCAGGAGGAAAATACTTTGTGTTTCATCTGATTATGATGCAAGActctgtagtgtgtgtgagtcatatttccagcagagcagagggaagATCAGTGCAGCTGTTCAACCTGACAGCAGAGCTCTGA
- the LOC115394019 gene encoding sialoadhesin-like has protein sequence MPVLSFMWALCVNMMTVNMFLSLFFLSGAADACHFYSALDVKTPQKMEALSGSCLRIPCNFDNPEEFDGTRETSAKWITCCSFLFYNPSHVLYDSTKADNEYSMKITGNLREKNCTTEFFNLTTGYSHNYHFRIINKPFEATAVCNPLEIIVKDSPPRPTLQVSGDLNDLKEKESVTITCSAPTPCPHLPPRLTWSLQQDAHSQTEENTDGTLTTKIQQTITLSDQHDGFKLSCSAVYPVDGGQHVKTAVAEFTLSVSYAPKDTSASISPSGLVSAGSWVNLSCSSRARPAVSYTWFKISDRGAVRVSEGDFYSFNVTEGGAYYCVAANHLGSEMSEQILLTTEDDQRFGFGVLLTLRIVGIVALCSSVVIFECWFRRFRQNQ, from the exons atgCCGGTGCTGAGCTTCATGTGGGCTCTGTGTGTGAACATGATgacagtcaacatgtttctgagtctcttcttcctctcag GTGCTGCGGATGCTTGTCATTTCTATTCAGCTCTGGATGttaaaacaccacagaagatGGAGGCTCTGAGTGGATCTTGTTTAAGAATCCCATGTAACTTTGACAATCCAGAGGAGTTTGACGGCACAAGAGAAACTTCTGCAAAGTGGATCAcatgttgttcttttttgttttacaacccTTCCCATGTACTTTACGACAGTACAAAGGCAGACAATGAATATTCAATGAAGATTACAGGAAACCTGCGTGAGAAAAACTGCACCACTgagttttttaatttaaccacagGTTACTCACACAATTACCACTTCAGGATCATCAACAAGCCTTTTGAAGCAACAGCTGTTTGCAATCCTCTTGAGATCATAGTTAAAG ATTCTCCTCCGAGGCCCACATTACAAGTCTCAGGTGATCTGAAtgacctgaaggagaaggagtctgTCACTATAACCTGCTCAGCTCCCACTCCCTGTCCACACCtccctcctcgactcacctgGAGCCTCCAACAAGACGCTCACAgccaaacagaggaaaacacagatggAACTTTAACCACTAAGATCCAGCAGACCATCACTCTGTCAGACCAACACGATGGATTCAagctcagctgctctgctgtgtatcCTGTTGATGGAGGACaacatgtgaaaacagctgTGGCAGAGTTCACTCTCAGTGTTTCTT atGCTCCTAAAGACacgtcagcctccatcagtccatcaggtTTGGTGTCTGCAGGGAGCTGGGTGAAcctgagctgctccagcagagccagacCTGCTGTCAGCTACACCTGGTTCAAGATCAGTGATCGTGGAGCAGTCAGAGTGTCTGAAGGAGACTTTTACAGCTTTAATGTGACGGAAGGAGGAGCTTATTACTGTGTGGCTGCAAATCATCTGGGAAGTGAGATGTCAGAGCAGATTCTTCTGACTACTGAAG ATGATCAGCGGTTTGGATTCGGAGTCCTCCTTACTCTGAGGATTGTGGGAATCGTAGCTCTCTGCAGTTCAGTCGTCATCTTTGAGTG CTGGTTCAGAAGGTTTCGCCAAAACCAATGA
- the LOC115394013 gene encoding sialoadhesin-like isoform X2 codes for MPVLSFMWALCVNMMTVNMFLSLFFLSGAADACEYHSELDVKTPQKMEALSGSCLKIPCSFENMEEFDGTRETSAMWLRDHPYGHSNPDYVVYDSAKADSKYPMKVTGNLHEKNCTTEFFNLTTDYTHTYYFRIINLPFKSSAPCDPLEITVKDSPPRPTLQVSGDQNELKEKESVTITCSAPTPCPHLPPRLTWSLQQDAHSQTEENTDGTLTTKIQQNITLSDQHDGFKLSCSAVYPVDGGQHVKTAVAELTLRVSYAPKDMSASISPSGLVSAGSWVNLTCSSRARPAVNYTWFKISDHGAVRVSEGDFYSFNVMEGGAYYCVAENDLGNQTSEEILVIVADDQRFGLGVLVTLKIVGIVALCSSVIIFECWFRRRFRHKPVKDSQEADYVNTVEESRAS; via the exons atgCCGGTGCTGAGCTTCATGTGGGCTCTGTGTGTGAACATGATgacagtcaacatgtttctgagtctcttctttctctcag GTGCTGCGGATGCTTGTGAATATCATTCAGAGCTGGATGTTAAAACTCCACAGAAGATGGAGGCTCTGAGTGGATCCTGTTTAAAAATCCCATGTAGCTTTGAGAATATGGAGGAGTTTGACGGCACAAGAGAAACTTCTGCAATGTGGTTGAGAGATCATCCTTATGGGCATAGTAACCCTGACTATGTGGTTTATGACAGTGCAAAGGCAGACAGCAAATATCCAATGAAGGTTACAGGAAACCTCCATGAGAAAAACTGCACCACTGAGTTTTTTAATCTAACCAccgattacacacacacatactactTCAGGATCATCAACTTGCCTTTTAAATCATCAGCTCCTTGTGATCCTCTTGAGATCACAGTTAAAG ATTCTCCTCCGAGGCCCACATTACAAGTCTCAGGTGATCAGAAtgagctgaaggagaaggagtctgTCACTATAACCTGCTCAGCTCCCACTCCCTGTCCACACCtccctcctcgactcacctgGAGCCTCCAACAAGACGCTCACAgccaaacagaggaaaacactgatggAACTTTAACCACTaagatccagcagaacatcaCTCTGTCAGACCAACATGATGGATTCAagctcagctgctctgctgtgtatcCTGTTGATGGAGGACaacatgtgaaaacagctgTGGCAGAGCTCACTCTCAGAGTTTCTT atGCTCCTAAAGACatgtcagcctccatcagtccatcaggtTTGGTGTCTGCAGGGAGCTGGGTGAACctgacctgctccagcagagccagacCTGCTGTCAACTACACCTGGTTCAAGATCAGTGATCATGGAGCAGTCAGAGTGTCTGAAGGAGACTTTTACAGCTTTAATGTGATGGAAGGAGGAGCTTATTACTGTGTGGCTGAAAATGATCTGGGAAATCAGACTTCAGAAGAGATTCTTGTGATTGTTGCAG ATGATCAGAGGTTTGGACTCGGAGTCCTCGTTACTCTGAAGATTGTGGGAATCGTAGCTCTCTGCAGTTCAGTCATCATCTTTGAGTG CTGGTTCAGAAGGAGATTTCGCCACAAACCAGTGAAG GACTCACAAGAAGCAGACTATGTCAACACAGTGGAGGAGAGTCGAGCCTCTTGA
- the LOC115394009 gene encoding B-cell receptor CD22-like isoform X1: MFFVYISFLFDCFAHICTLIEQNCYTYRRRLQVLVHGPLLMPVLSFMWALCVNMMTVNMFLSLFFLSGAADACDYPSKLDVKTPQEMEALSGSCLKIPCSFENAKEFNRTRETSAMWIRDHPFQFNNPDSVVYDSGKTDNKYPMNVTGNLHEKNCTTEFFNLTTNNTHSYYFRIINLLFKATAACDPLQITVKDSPPRPTLQVSGDQNELKEKESVTITCSAPTPCPHLPPRLTWSLQQDAHRQTEENTDGTLTTKIQQTITLSDQHDGFKLSCSAVYPVDGGQHVKTAVAEFTLRVSYAPKDTSASISPSGLVSAGSWVNLSCSSRARPAVNYTWFKISDHGAVRVSEGDFYSFNVTEGGEYYCVAANHLGNQTSEEILLTVEDPSLHLNTMTGVVVGIIVFICLLLGVYIFMCWRRRKNRNLTVQVGQSQTGEELAAEEPAEKPQEEGENVHYGKIHFSK; encoded by the exons atgttttttgtttacatttcatttttatttgactgTTTTGCTCATATCTGTACTTTAATTGAACAGAATTGCTACACTTACAGGAGGCGtcttcaggtcctggtccaCGGCCCACTTCTG atgCCGGTGCTGAGCTTCATGTGGGCTCTGTGTGTGAACATGATgacagtcaacatgtttctgagtctcttctttctctcag GTGCTGCGGATGCTTGTGATTATCCATCAAAACTGGATGTTAAAACACCACAGGAGATGGAGGCTCTGAGTGGATCCTGTTTAAAAATCCCATGTAGCTTTGAGAATGCAAAAGAATTTAACAGAACAAGAGAAACTTCTGCAATGTGGATCAGAGATCATCCTTTTCAGTTTAACAACCCTGACTCAGTGGTTTATGACAGTGGAAAGACCGACAATAAATATCCAATGAATGTTACAGGAAACCTGCATGAGAAAAACTGCACCACTGAGTTTTTTAATCTAACCACAaataacacacactcatactACTTCAGGATCATCAACTTGCTTTTTAAAGCAACAGCTGCTTGTGATCCTCTTCAGATCACAGTTAAAG ATTCTCCTCCGAGGCCCACATTACAAGTCTCAGGTGATCAGAAtgagctgaaggagaaggagtctgTCACTATAACCTGCTCAGCTCCCACTCCCTGTCCACACCtccctcctcgactcacctgGAGCCTCCAACAAGACGCTCACAggcaaacagaggaaaacactgatggAACTTTAACCACTAAGATCCAGCAGACCATCACTCTGTCAGACCAACATGATGGATTCAagctcagctgctctgctgtgtatcCTGTTGATGGAGGACaacatgtgaaaacagctgTGGCAGAGTTCACTCTCAGAGTTTCTT atGCTCCTAAAGACacgtcagcctccatcagtccatcaggtTTGGTGTCTGCAGGGAGCTGGGTGAAcctgagctgctccagcagagccagacCTGCTGTCAACTACACCTGGTTCAAGATCAGTGATCATGGAGCAGTCAGAGTGTCTGAAGGAGACTTTTACAGCTTTAATGTGACGGAAGGAGGAGAATATTACTGTGTGGCTGCAAATCATCTGGGAAATCAGACTTCAGAAGAGATTCTTCTGACTGTTGAAG ATCCTTCTCTGCATCTGAACACCATGACTGGAGTAGTTGTTGGGATCATCGTGTTCATCTGCCTGCTGCTCGGTGTTTA CATCTTCATGTgttggaggagaagaaagaacagaaattTAACTGTACAAGTGGGTCAG agtCAGACAGGTGAAGAGCTGGCTGCTGAAGAGCCTGCAGAAAAACCTcaggaagagggagaaaacGTCCACTATGGAAAGATCCACTTCTCCAAGTAG
- the LOC115394009 gene encoding vascular cell adhesion protein 1-like isoform X3, translated as MPVLSFMWALCVNMMTVNMFLSLFFLSDSPPRPTLQVSGDQNELKEKESVTITCSAPTPCPHLPPRLTWSLQQDAHRQTEENTDGTLTTKIQQTITLSDQHDGFKLSCSAVYPVDGGQHVKTAVAEFTLRVSYAPKDTSASISPSGLVSAGSWVNLSCSSRARPAVNYTWFKISDHGAVRVSEGDFYSFNVTEGGEYYCVAANHLGNQTSEEILLTVEDPSLHLNTMTGVVVGIIVFICLLLGVYIFMCWRRRKNRNLTVQVGQSQTGEELAAEEPAEKPQEEGENVHYGKIHFSK; from the exons atgCCGGTGCTGAGCTTCATGTGGGCTCTGTGTGTGAACATGATgacagtcaacatgtttctgagtctcttctttctctcag ATTCTCCTCCGAGGCCCACATTACAAGTCTCAGGTGATCAGAAtgagctgaaggagaaggagtctgTCACTATAACCTGCTCAGCTCCCACTCCCTGTCCACACCtccctcctcgactcacctgGAGCCTCCAACAAGACGCTCACAggcaaacagaggaaaacactgatggAACTTTAACCACTAAGATCCAGCAGACCATCACTCTGTCAGACCAACATGATGGATTCAagctcagctgctctgctgtgtatcCTGTTGATGGAGGACaacatgtgaaaacagctgTGGCAGAGTTCACTCTCAGAGTTTCTT atGCTCCTAAAGACacgtcagcctccatcagtccatcaggtTTGGTGTCTGCAGGGAGCTGGGTGAAcctgagctgctccagcagagccagacCTGCTGTCAACTACACCTGGTTCAAGATCAGTGATCATGGAGCAGTCAGAGTGTCTGAAGGAGACTTTTACAGCTTTAATGTGACGGAAGGAGGAGAATATTACTGTGTGGCTGCAAATCATCTGGGAAATCAGACTTCAGAAGAGATTCTTCTGACTGTTGAAG ATCCTTCTCTGCATCTGAACACCATGACTGGAGTAGTTGTTGGGATCATCGTGTTCATCTGCCTGCTGCTCGGTGTTTA CATCTTCATGTgttggaggagaagaaagaacagaaattTAACTGTACAAGTGGGTCAG agtCAGACAGGTGAAGAGCTGGCTGCTGAAGAGCCTGCAGAAAAACCTcaggaagagggagaaaacGTCCACTATGGAAAGATCCACTTCTCCAAGTAG
- the LOC115394009 gene encoding B-cell receptor CD22-like isoform X2 has translation MPVLSFMWALCVNMMTVNMFLSLFFLSGAADACDYPSKLDVKTPQEMEALSGSCLKIPCSFENAKEFNRTRETSAMWIRDHPFQFNNPDSVVYDSGKTDNKYPMNVTGNLHEKNCTTEFFNLTTNNTHSYYFRIINLLFKATAACDPLQITVKDSPPRPTLQVSGDQNELKEKESVTITCSAPTPCPHLPPRLTWSLQQDAHRQTEENTDGTLTTKIQQTITLSDQHDGFKLSCSAVYPVDGGQHVKTAVAEFTLRVSYAPKDTSASISPSGLVSAGSWVNLSCSSRARPAVNYTWFKISDHGAVRVSEGDFYSFNVTEGGEYYCVAANHLGNQTSEEILLTVEDPSLHLNTMTGVVVGIIVFICLLLGVYIFMCWRRRKNRNLTVQVGQSQTGEELAAEEPAEKPQEEGENVHYGKIHFSK, from the exons atgCCGGTGCTGAGCTTCATGTGGGCTCTGTGTGTGAACATGATgacagtcaacatgtttctgagtctcttctttctctcag GTGCTGCGGATGCTTGTGATTATCCATCAAAACTGGATGTTAAAACACCACAGGAGATGGAGGCTCTGAGTGGATCCTGTTTAAAAATCCCATGTAGCTTTGAGAATGCAAAAGAATTTAACAGAACAAGAGAAACTTCTGCAATGTGGATCAGAGATCATCCTTTTCAGTTTAACAACCCTGACTCAGTGGTTTATGACAGTGGAAAGACCGACAATAAATATCCAATGAATGTTACAGGAAACCTGCATGAGAAAAACTGCACCACTGAGTTTTTTAATCTAACCACAaataacacacactcatactACTTCAGGATCATCAACTTGCTTTTTAAAGCAACAGCTGCTTGTGATCCTCTTCAGATCACAGTTAAAG ATTCTCCTCCGAGGCCCACATTACAAGTCTCAGGTGATCAGAAtgagctgaaggagaaggagtctgTCACTATAACCTGCTCAGCTCCCACTCCCTGTCCACACCtccctcctcgactcacctgGAGCCTCCAACAAGACGCTCACAggcaaacagaggaaaacactgatggAACTTTAACCACTAAGATCCAGCAGACCATCACTCTGTCAGACCAACATGATGGATTCAagctcagctgctctgctgtgtatcCTGTTGATGGAGGACaacatgtgaaaacagctgTGGCAGAGTTCACTCTCAGAGTTTCTT atGCTCCTAAAGACacgtcagcctccatcagtccatcaggtTTGGTGTCTGCAGGGAGCTGGGTGAAcctgagctgctccagcagagccagacCTGCTGTCAACTACACCTGGTTCAAGATCAGTGATCATGGAGCAGTCAGAGTGTCTGAAGGAGACTTTTACAGCTTTAATGTGACGGAAGGAGGAGAATATTACTGTGTGGCTGCAAATCATCTGGGAAATCAGACTTCAGAAGAGATTCTTCTGACTGTTGAAG ATCCTTCTCTGCATCTGAACACCATGACTGGAGTAGTTGTTGGGATCATCGTGTTCATCTGCCTGCTGCTCGGTGTTTA CATCTTCATGTgttggaggagaagaaagaacagaaattTAACTGTACAAGTGGGTCAG agtCAGACAGGTGAAGAGCTGGCTGCTGAAGAGCCTGCAGAAAAACCTcaggaagagggagaaaacGTCCACTATGGAAAGATCCACTTCTCCAAGTAG